Within Streptomyces sp. NBC_00704, the genomic segment GGCCAGGTTGGCCGCCAGGCCGCCGCCGGTGATGTGCGAGAAGGCGTGGACGTCCGCCGTACGGGTGAGCGCGAGGCAGTCCAGCGAGTAGATCTTGGTGGGCTCCAGGAGTTCCTCGCCGAGCGTGCGGCCGAGGTCGTCGACGCGCGCCTCCAGGGAGAGACCGGCCTGGTTCAGCAGGACGTGCCGGACCAGCGAGTACCCGTTGGAGTGGAGTCCGGAGGCCGCCATGGCGATCACCGCGTCACCCGTGCGGATGCGGTCCGGGCCGAGCAGCCGGTCGGCCTCCACGACGCCCGTACCGGCGCCGGCGACGTCGAAGTCGTCCTCGCCCAGCAGTCCGGGGTGTTCGGCCGTCTCGCCGCCGATCAGGGCGCACCCGGCCAGCACACAGCCTTCGGCGATGCCCTTGACGATGGCGGCGACCCGCTCGGGGTGGACCTTGCCGACGCAGATGTAGTCGGTCATGAACAGCGGCTCGGCGCCGCACACCACGATGTCGTCCATGACCATGGCGACCAGGTCGTGGCCGATCGTGTCGTACACGCCGAGCCGGCGCGCGATGTCGACCTTCGTGCCCACGCCGTCCGTGGCGGAGGCGAGGAGCGGGCGCTCGTAGCGCTTGAGGGCGGAGGCGTCGAAGAGGCCGGCGAACCCGCCGAGGCCGCCGAGGACCTCGGGGCGCTGCGTCTTCTTCACCCACTCCTTCATCAGCTCGACGGCGCGGTCGCCCGCTTCGATGTCGACGCCCGCGGCTGCGTAGCTGGCACCAGTTGTCTCAGACATGGCTAGTGAGAACCTTCGTGTCGTACGGCAGGTGTGGCGGGCCGTCTACGGGCGACGGATCGCGTCGGCGGCGGCCGTGGCGGCGGGCCCGGCTGCCAGTTCCGTCTCCAGGAGCTGCTTGCCGAGCAGCTCGGGGTCGGGGAGTTCCATCGGGTACTCGCCGTCGAAGCAGGCGCGGCAGAGGTTCGGCTTGGCGATGGTGGTCGCCTCGATCATGCCGTCGATGGAGATGTACGAGAGGGAGTCGGCGCCCAGGGAGGTGCCGATCTCGTCGATGGTCATGCCGTTGGCGATCAGCTCCGCGCGCGTGGCGAAGTCGATGCCGAAGAAGCAGGGCCACTTCACGGGCGGCGAGGAGATCCGGATGTGGACCTCGGCCGCGCCCGCCTCGCGGAGCATGCGGACCAGGGCGCGCTGGGTGTTGCCGCGCACGATCGAGTCGTCGACGACGACCAGCCGCTTGCCCTTGATGACTTCCTTCAGCGGGTTCAGCTTCAGGCGGATGCCCAGCTGGCGGATGGTCTGCGAGGGCTGGATGAAGGTCCGGCCGACGTAGGCGTTCTTGACCAGACCCGCGCCGAAGGGGATGCCCGAGGCCTCCGCGTAGCCGATGGCGGCCGGGGTGCCGGACTCCGGGGTCGCTATCACCAGGTCGGCCTCGACCGGCGCTTCCTTGGCGAGCTTGCGGCCCATCTCCACGCGGGAGAGGTACACGTTGCGCCCGGCGATGTCGGTGTCGGGGCGGGCCAGGTACACGTACTCGAAGACACAGCCCTTGGGCTTCGCTTCCGCGAACCGGGAGGTGCGCAGTCCGTTCTCGTCGATGGCGATGAACTCGCCGGGCTCGATCTCACGGACGTAGGCGGCGCCGCAGATGTCCAGGGCGGCGGACTCGGAGGCCACCACCCAGCCGCGCTCCAGGCGGCCGAGGACCAGCGGGCGGATGCCCTGCGGGTCACGGCCGGCGTACAGGGTGTGCTCGTCCATGAAGACGAGCGAGAAGGCGCCCTTGACCTGCGGGAGGACGCGGTGGGCCGCCTCCTCGATGGTCAGCGGCTTGCCGTCCTCGTCGACCTGGGCCGCGAGCAGCGCGGTGAGCAGGTCGGTGTCGTTGGTCGCCGCGACGCGCGGGGAGCGCCCCTCCTGCTTGGGCAGGTCGGCGACCATCTCGGCGAGCTGGGCCGTGTTGACCAGGTTGCCGTTGTGACCGAGCGCGATCGAACCGTGCGCGGTGGCGCGGAACGTCGGCTGCGCGTTCTCCCACACGGAGGCGCCGGTGGTCGAGTAGCGGGCGTGTCCGACCGCGATATGACCCTGGAGCGAACCGAGCGAGGTCTCGTCGAAGACCTGGGACACGAGGCCCATGTCCTTGAAGACGAGGATCTGGGAGCCGTTGCTGACCGCGATTCCCGCGGATTCCTGGCCCCGATGCTGGAGGGCGTAGAGCCCGAAGTAAGTGAGCTTGGCGACCTCTTCACCGGGAGCCCAGACCCCGAAGACGCCGCAAGCGTCCTGGGGGCCTTTCTCGCCGGGGAGCAGATCATGACTGAGTCGACCGTCACCACGTGGCACGCTTCCGAGTGTAGGCGAGATCGACCACTGGTCCGAATTGGGGATACCCGCGGGTAACTGGATCACCGGTCGGCGCCCGCCGCCCCGGCCGTTGCGTTCACGCAGCTCAGGACGGCATTCCGATGCTCCGACGGCGGGTCGCGCGCACCGCTGCCGCCGTCTCGCGGACCGGCCTCGGAAGGGCGCGAGTGAGGTGTCGCACACCGATCGGGCCGACGACGGGCGGCGTCTCACGTCCTGGTCAGCCGGACCAGGTCCCCGCCGGCCGTGCCGAGCGTCAGCGTGTCGCCCTTGACCTCGGTGGTCAGCAGCCCGTCGGCGAGGGCGCCGGCCAGCAGTCGCTCGAACGCCATGACCGGCCCTGCGCAGGCCATCCGGGTCGTTCTGGCGTCGCCGAACCGGACGCTGCCCCCCTCGACGACGGCCGTGGCGGTGAAGTCGTTGCATCCGTAACTTCCGGACGCCTTGCCGTCCGCGATCGTCAGCCGGGCGCTGCCGGGCGAGCGCCGGGTCGCGCCGTCCACGGTGACGCTGTCGACGGCCCACCGGACGCCGGTCAGCGGCGGCTCGGCGCTCACCGAGGCGCTGCCGGGCCGCCGGCCGTCGGCCTGCTCCTCGCCGCAGGCCGCGGCGAGCGGGACGAGCACGAGGACGGCCGCCAGGATCGGCACCGACCCGGTGCGCCGCCTGCCGGTGCGCCAGGTGCGCGGGGTGCGCGAGGTGCCTGCGGTTCTCATGGGGCATGTGGCGCGCGTGAGGCTGTGCGTGTGCCGGTGCATGCCGGTTCGACGGGACGGGTGGGGTGATCGGTTCCCCGCGGACTCCGGATGAGGATGTTCAGGGGGGGCAGATCTGAGGGCCCGGGTCGGCCGTCGGGGCGGCGGAGCGGGTCCGGGTCGACCGTCGGGGCGGCCGGGCGGGTCCGGATCGGCCGTCGGGCGGCCGGGCGGGTCCGGATCGGCCGTCGGGCGGCCGGGCGGGCCCGGATCGGCCGTCGGGCGGCCGGGCGGGTCCGGATCGGCCGTCGGGGCGGCGGAGCGGGTCCGGGATCAGCTCATGAGGGGCAGGAGGGCCGCGAGGTCCGCCCGTTCGCCGCTCGCGTCGACCTTCGCCGACCCGACGGCTTCCTGCCAGGTCAGACGGCCGGTCGCCAGCCGGATCCAGGTGAGCGGATCGGTCTCGACGACGTTGGGCGGGGTGCCCCGGGTGTGCCGGGGGCCCTGGACGCACTGGACGACGGCGAACGGCGGGATCCGCACCTCGGTCGCGCCGCCGGGGGCCTTCACGGCCAGGGCGTCGGCCAGCAGCCGGGTGGCGGCGGCCAGCGCCTGACGGTCGTACGGGACGTCCAGTCCGGGGACGGCGTCGTTGAGGTCGTCGGTGTGGACGACGAGTTCGACGGTACGGGTGACCAGGTAGTCGGCGAGGGTCATGGCGCCGGTGCGGGCGGCGAGGACGCGGTCGCCGGAGGCGCCGGCGAGGGCGGCGGCCAGCCGCTCCCCGGCACGGGCGTAGAGGGCGGCCGGATCGGGGTGGGCCGCGGCCAGGGCCAGGGTCCCGTCGGAGATGTCGGCGGCTCGCGCCCCGGTGGCGAACGGCCACTCCAGGAGGGCCAGCTCCGCCTTAGCCGGCTCGTCGCGCTCGAGGTTGCGGCTGACGGTCTCCACCGCCATCGTCACGTGCGCCGCCAGATCCCGCACGGTCCAGCCCGCCAGCCGGGTCGGCAGGGCGAGCTGCCCGGGGGTGAGCGTGCCCACGGCCCGCCGTACGTTGCCGAACTGCGCGAGGACGGCGGCGCGGATCTTGACGGGGTCGTAGGCGCGGGCGCGCTTCTTGGCCGGAGGCATGGCGGTGAGCCTAGACGGCCTGGGCGCGGGCGGGCGATGGTGGCGCGGGCGGGCGATGGTGGCGCCGACGTGTCGGTGGCGTGGTGGCGGTGCGGCGGTCGCGTACGACGGGCATATATGGCGGGCGTGTAGGGCCGTCGCGCACGGCGGCCGTGTACGGCGATCGCCGCCCAGTGGTGCGGAGACGCGGCGCGGAGTGGGGCGGAGAGGCGCGTGCGCGAGTGGGACGAGGCGCGGGCACGGAGTGGTCGCGTGGTGCGGTCAGGTCTTGCGGGCGTAGTCGCCCAGGCCCGCTTCCACCAGGGCGAAGGCCTTGCGGGCCCGGTCGGCGGCGTCGGCCGCGACCTCGTCCGCGCTCTCGCCCGCGGCGATGCGGCGGTGGTGCTCCTCGATCAGGGCGTTGCGGGCGGCGGTGAGCGTGGCGGCCGCGATCGCCGCGAGGGTCTCGTCCCCCGTCTCCTCGGCCAGCAGCCCGGCCAGCTCGCGGGCGCCCTTCTCGGACAGGACGTAGGCCCGCTCGCGCAGGACCGGCGTCCCGAGGATGACCGAGCGGATCTCACGGGCGAAGGGCTCGCTGTGCAGGCCGATCGCGGGATCACGCCCTTCGATCATCTCCAGGAACTGCCGTCGGACGGCCTCGGCCGCGGACTCGCCCCGACGCCGCTCCCGCACCGCACGGGCCGCGTCGGAGAAGTGCTCCTCCATGGGCCGGAAGACCAGGTCCTCCTTGGTGCCGAAGTAGTTGAACACCGTCATTTTCGAGACGTCGGCGGCGTCCGCGATCTCCTGGACGGAGACGTCGTCGAAGCTCCGCTCCAGGAACAGCTCCACCGCGGTCCGGTAGATCCGCATCGCGGTCTGCCGCTTCTTGCGCTCGCGCAGGCCCATCGTCGCTTCGGCAGCCATGACCCCACTGTACCAAGCTCATTCTTGAGCCGGGATGAAAAATAGTACCGGATAAAAGATTGACCTGGTCCATGAATATCGGGCATGGTGGTCGCATGACCGACACCCAACGCAGAATCGGCTTCCTCGTCTGCCTCGTCACGATCGTGCTCGCCGTGCTCGACCTCCAGATCGTGTCCGCGGCCACCGTCCCGATCGTCCGCGACCTCGACCCCGCGCACGGCATCGACCGCATCCCCTGGCTGGTCAGCGCCTTCTCCCTGGCGTCGGCCGCGGTCCTCCCGCTGTACGGCAAGCTGTGCGACGTCCTCGGCGCCAAGAGGGTGTTCCTGGGCGCCGTGGGCACGTTCCTCGTGGGCTCGGCGCTGTGCGGGGCGGCGCAGTCGCTCGACCAGCTGATCGCCGCCCGAGCGGTGCAGGGCATCGGTGCCGGCGGCCTGATGAGCGTCACGATGGTGGTGATAGCCCAGCTCAGAGGAGCCGGTGAGAAGGACGCCAAGGGCGCCGGCGTGGGCGGGGTCGTCGCAGGCGGCGGGATGGCGGTGGGCCCCTGGATCGGCGGGCTGCTCGCCGACCACGCGAGCTGGCGGTGGATCTTCTACGTCAACCTGCCCCTCGGGGCCGCCGTGCTGATCGTGGGCGCACTCGCCCTCAAGCTTCCCCGGCACGGTCCGCGGCACCGGATCGACTTCCTCGGCGCGGGCCTGGCCGCCGCGTTCTCCACCGCTCTGCTGCTGGTCACCGAGTGGGGCGGCAAGCAGTACGCGTGGACGTCGCCGCAGATCCTCACGCTGGCCCTCGCCACGGCGGCCGCCCTCGGCCTGTTCCTGCGACGGCAGGCCACGGCCGCCGAGCCGATCCTCCCGCTGTCCCTCTTCCGCGTTCCCGAACTGCGCTGGGGCTTCGCCATCCAGGGGCTGATGGGCGCGGCCATGGTCGGCTCGATGTACTACGTGATGGTCTATCTGCAGGTGGCCCGCGGGATCGCCAGCTCATCGGCCGGCCTGTACCTGCTGCCCATGGCCACGGGGATGACGGCCGTGGGCATCGTCTCCGCCAGGCTCGCCGCGCGCGGCTGGGCCGAGCGGACCTTCGCCATAGCGGGATCGGCGCTGGCCGCGGTCGCCTTCCTGTTCCTGGCCACGCTCGGCACGGGCACCTCGCTGTGGCTGCTGCGCGGTTACCTGCTGCTCGTCGGCACGGGCTTCGGCCTCCTCCTGGGCCAGCTCATCCAGCTGGTCCAGGACGCGGCCCCGTCCCATCAGCTCGGCGTGGCCACCACCGGCGTCCGCTTCTTCCAGACCCTGGGGACCGCCCTGGGCGCGGCTCTCTTCGGCACCCTCATCACCCGGCTCTACGACGGCCCCGGTCAGCTCGCCTCCCTGACGGGCGCGGCCCGGCCGGCGGCGCTGGAGTCGTACGTCTCCGCCATGGACACGGTGTTCCTGTGCGGGGCGGGACTGATGGCGGTGTGCCTGGTCCTGGCGCTCCTGCTGCCCACGTCCCGTCCGACGGCGAGCACCCCCGAGCCGGCGCCGCAACCGGTGACGGTATGACAGCCGCCCGCGCCCTCCGCCAGCGGCCCGCCCGGCCCCGCTGCCCCGTGGGTCCGGCACCGAGCGGTCACGACACCGGGCAGGCGTGCGACACCGGACGCGGACTCAGCATCAGGCAGGGGTTCGGCGCCGG encodes:
- the purM gene encoding phosphoribosylformylglycinamidine cyclo-ligase; this translates as MSETTGASYAAAGVDIEAGDRAVELMKEWVKKTQRPEVLGGLGGFAGLFDASALKRYERPLLASATDGVGTKVDIARRLGVYDTIGHDLVAMVMDDIVVCGAEPLFMTDYICVGKVHPERVAAIVKGIAEGCVLAGCALIGGETAEHPGLLGEDDFDVAGAGTGVVEADRLLGPDRIRTGDAVIAMAASGLHSNGYSLVRHVLLNQAGLSLEARVDDLGRTLGEELLEPTKIYSLDCLALTRTADVHAFSHITGGGLAANLARVIPDGLHARVDRATWTPGPIFDLVGRTGSVERLELEKTLNMGVGMMAIVPAESADVALTTLADRGVEAWVAGEITERGEHPAGAELVGDYAS
- the purF gene encoding amidophosphoribosyltransferase, with product MPRGDGRLSHDLLPGEKGPQDACGVFGVWAPGEEVAKLTYFGLYALQHRGQESAGIAVSNGSQILVFKDMGLVSQVFDETSLGSLQGHIAVGHARYSTTGASVWENAQPTFRATAHGSIALGHNGNLVNTAQLAEMVADLPKQEGRSPRVAATNDTDLLTALLAAQVDEDGKPLTIEEAAHRVLPQVKGAFSLVFMDEHTLYAGRDPQGIRPLVLGRLERGWVVASESAALDICGAAYVREIEPGEFIAIDENGLRTSRFAEAKPKGCVFEYVYLARPDTDIAGRNVYLSRVEMGRKLAKEAPVEADLVIATPESGTPAAIGYAEASGIPFGAGLVKNAYVGRTFIQPSQTIRQLGIRLKLNPLKEVIKGKRLVVVDDSIVRGNTQRALVRMLREAGAAEVHIRISSPPVKWPCFFGIDFATRAELIANGMTIDEIGTSLGADSLSYISIDGMIEATTIAKPNLCRACFDGEYPMELPDPELLGKQLLETELAAGPAATAAADAIRRP
- a CDS encoding META domain-containing protein; translated protein: MRTAGTSRTPRTWRTGRRRTGSVPILAAVLVLVPLAAACGEEQADGRRPGSASVSAEPPLTGVRWAVDSVTVDGATRRSPGSARLTIADGKASGSYGCNDFTATAVVEGGSVRFGDARTTRMACAGPVMAFERLLAGALADGLLTTEVKGDTLTLGTAGGDLVRLTRT
- a CDS encoding maleylpyruvate isomerase family mycothiol-dependent enzyme; the encoded protein is MPPAKKRARAYDPVKIRAAVLAQFGNVRRAVGTLTPGQLALPTRLAGWTVRDLAAHVTMAVETVSRNLERDEPAKAELALLEWPFATGARAADISDGTLALAAAHPDPAALYARAGERLAAALAGASGDRVLAARTGAMTLADYLVTRTVELVVHTDDLNDAVPGLDVPYDRQALAAATRLLADALAVKAPGGATEVRIPPFAVVQCVQGPRHTRGTPPNVVETDPLTWIRLATGRLTWQEAVGSAKVDASGERADLAALLPLMS
- a CDS encoding TetR/AcrR family transcriptional regulator; the protein is MAAEATMGLRERKKRQTAMRIYRTAVELFLERSFDDVSVQEIADAADVSKMTVFNYFGTKEDLVFRPMEEHFSDAARAVRERRRGESAAEAVRRQFLEMIEGRDPAIGLHSEPFAREIRSVILGTPVLRERAYVLSEKGARELAGLLAEETGDETLAAIAAATLTAARNALIEEHHRRIAAGESADEVAADAADRARKAFALVEAGLGDYARKT
- a CDS encoding MFS transporter, which gives rise to MTDTQRRIGFLVCLVTIVLAVLDLQIVSAATVPIVRDLDPAHGIDRIPWLVSAFSLASAAVLPLYGKLCDVLGAKRVFLGAVGTFLVGSALCGAAQSLDQLIAARAVQGIGAGGLMSVTMVVIAQLRGAGEKDAKGAGVGGVVAGGGMAVGPWIGGLLADHASWRWIFYVNLPLGAAVLIVGALALKLPRHGPRHRIDFLGAGLAAAFSTALLLVTEWGGKQYAWTSPQILTLALATAAALGLFLRRQATAAEPILPLSLFRVPELRWGFAIQGLMGAAMVGSMYYVMVYLQVARGIASSSAGLYLLPMATGMTAVGIVSARLAARGWAERTFAIAGSALAAVAFLFLATLGTGTSLWLLRGYLLLVGTGFGLLLGQLIQLVQDAAPSHQLGVATTGVRFFQTLGTALGAALFGTLITRLYDGPGQLASLTGAARPAALESYVSAMDTVFLCGAGLMAVCLVLALLLPTSRPTASTPEPAPQPVTV